From a region of the Phaseolus vulgaris cultivar G19833 chromosome 6, P. vulgaris v2.0, whole genome shotgun sequence genome:
- the LOC137833349 gene encoding non-specific lipid-transfer protein D, cotyledon-specific isoform-like — MGEKRAMAVVMFVMAYGLAVTTLTASEIPATCNGDERMLSFCGVYLVNIKPNPSSDCCKGASDAFKRAMAVANGQGIRDICNCLRVAGPSLNFHQDKLVSLPDACGIKLSFSMHLCIFGD; from the coding sequence ATGGGAGAGAAGAGAGCTATGGCTGTGGTGATGTTTGTTATGGCTTATGGTTTGGCAGTGACAACATTGACTGCTTCTGAAATCCCTGCAACATGCAATGGGGATGAAAGAATGCTTAGCTTCTGTGGAGTTTATTTGGTTAATATCAAACCTAATCCAAGTTCTGATTGTTGTAAAGGAGCATCAGATGCATTCAAAAGAGCCATGGCTGTTGCGAATGGTCAAGGTATAAGAGATATTTGTAATTGTCTTAGGGTTGCTGGACCCAGTTTAAACTTTCACCAAGATAAACTTGTAAGCCTTCCTGATGCATGTGGGATTAAGCTTTCCTTTAGTATGCACTTATGTATATTTGGTGACTGA